The genomic DNA TGTTAAAAGCAGCTCACCTGCTATCGATACCTAATATTAGACAAGGCCAGCAGAGGGGAATGGACAGTGCTGGGTTACCTCGGAGGCCCAAAACCAAGGAGGGACGAGGAAATCATACAATCACTCGTGacactgcgcacacacacaccagggatTGGGTCGCCAACCGGAGTCCACAGCACCTGTCCACAGGGCAAAGGAGAACCATAAAATGACCACCCAGCACACTcactaaacaataaacaatatagaaataacaagtggaggagttcaagtatctcagggtcttgttcacgagtgagggtaggatggagcgtgagattgAGATAGACGAATCGGTgtggcgtcagcagtgatgcggtcgctgtatcggactgttgtggtgaagagggagctgagttggggggcaaagctctcaatttaccgatcgatctacgttcctaccctcacctatggtcatgagatttgggtaatgaccgaaaggacaagatcgcggatacaggcggccgaaatgagtttctttCGCAgagtggctgggcgcacccttcgagataaggtgagaagctcagtcactcaggaggagctcggagtagagctcCTTCACGTtaaaaggagccagctgaggtggctcgggcatttgttttggatgcctcctggtcgcgtCCCTCAGGAGGTGTTTCaagcatgtcctattgggaagaggccacgtggtaggcccaggacacgctggagggactatgtctctgagctggcctggagtcgcctcggggtccccccagaacagctggaggaggtgtgtgtggatcgggaggtctgggcatctctgctgagactgctgcctccgcgacctggccccggataaaagcggtaaaatggatggatggatggaaataacaaaatacaatataaccaAAAGCAAACTACGAAATAAATTGAACTCAATCAACAATTAACAATTAAATCTCAAATACaagagaaatacaaaataaatcaaattcaaatcaatacaaaaatgaaaaataattaaatttccAACAGATTATCAAcgcaaacaaaagaaatacaaaagaaatgaaattcaattaatcagtaaacaaatattttaaatttcaaatacaAAGGAACTACgaaataattgaaattgaaatcagAACACAATTGAAGGagcaaataaatcaataaacaaagtattaaatcTCCAACAGAATGTCAATgcacacaaaagaaatacaaaataaatcaaagtctAAAGAGCATAGGCTgctgataaaaataaaacagccgCATTGACGCAGCAGCGGTATTCTGACAGCAGAGGAACACTAACACAGTGCGGCCAGAACCGTATATAAAATGTGTGAGTCACCGCCCAGCAATCAGTGGAACAGGAGGGGTGAGGAACCACTTAGGTAAAGTTAGAAATATATTCACAGGTTCAGCTTTTCATTCAGTAACATGTTGTAGTGTCATCAAACTCTCAGCACACATAGTTGAACTCTTCTTGATTAACTATGtgtgctctgaaaaaaaaaaaaaaaaaaaaaaaaaactactacatGTTATAAGACAgttattgcatattttagtacttatttaatgaaaaaaagtcactaaaatgttataaaagcacatttgttgAAACGAAGTGTTGTAGTATAATCATGAAGAGTTAATCTATGTGTGCTGTGAGTTTGATTACACTACAACATGTAATAGTACAgttattgcatattttagtacttatttaatgaaaaaatcactaaaattacatgaatatttattaaaaactaagTGTTGTAGTATAATCAAGAAAAGTTCAACTatgtgtgctgtaagttttatgACACTACCACTTTCCTTTGTGAAgttattggtttttattttttgtacctttttccGGTGTTGTAATTTGCAGACGGTCCCTGCTTATTCCAGCCACAGTCGGCTCCGCGTAGAGGCCAATATAAATGACCAAGAGCGGAGAACGGCTCGTTTTGAGGAAAATCCGCTTGTAGCGTTCAGTCCACCTTGCTGTGATTGTAACGAGGTCTCGGTTTTGTAAAAGCAATGTTCCGTTGATGAGTTATTGGTCCAGAAaagctgaatctgtgaatattttTATAACTTTATCTAAGTCTACAGTCGCATCTTCGACATTaacacaaaaagtaaaaaaaaaagacatttacaacacggccATAGTGTACATCCGGGCATTTTTTTGCTCATTATTGGAACGCAATGACGTACTGGTTATTACGTCAGACTTCGTGCGTGTAGTTCACAGTACACGGTGTCGAAACACACTACAACTTCTCTCCAAAGCCtgagcatttaaaaagaaagataaacaaTGGTAAGACAGGATTTCATTGTCTTCATCTGCTTTATATTCATAATTGAACAAATGATTAGATTTTGCAATAAACAAATTAGCATATGACCAACTGATGTCATGATTAAGTGATGCCAGGATCCTGATATATTGTTTTCTCTCTGCAGCGTGAGATTATTTCTATTCATGTGGGCCAAGCTGGAGTCCAGATCGGTAATTCCTGCTGGGAACTTTTCTGTCTGGAGCATGGGATTCAGCCAAACGGACAGGTGCTTTCTAACCAGGAATCTGGAGGAGGAGACGACTCCTTCAACACCTTCTTCAGTGAAACTGGGACAGGGAAACGTGTCCCCAGAGCGCTTTATGTAGACCTGGAGCCTACTGTCATCGGTTTGTAATCATATCATTACTCATTATTATATGATTATATCAGAACTATGACTAACAAACTTATAACTATACACAGAATACTTCTTTATACTGGAATCACTGTGAACACAttatcatttcttttaaatatcaagacaaaacaatgcaattctgtgatACAACAAacccattgaaaaaatatacaacctattttaaaatttaaaattacaataatacaatataacacttacaggtatagtgcaaatgtctcaaggaaacaataacaacaatggtgcaaaaatccaaaaacaatgtaaaacagtgcaatcaaaagttaaaatacagtatatacagtttcagttactttcctgtttgattttaggttttgtgttactgactaatcaaatcaaagaacacaatgtgcaaacaacataatataattactgtatatagaatagaacaagaattagaataaaataaatagaaatatgagCAGAAGATTAACATATAAAGTTACAGATTTTTagtattaatattcaattaggagaaaacatgtacagtgattgtaaagggtgtgtttcacgttcattaaacctttttaaattatcatttaaaaaaaaaagaaatgtggtgCTATTTGGCCCcttccagcagatggcgccctgGGCCTGTGACTAAACGTCAGGAAAACTGCACCAATTAaataagtcatgtttttttttaaaaaaaaaacgtctatGGATTGAAGATTATTCTGAATTGTGTATTTCATTAGAATATTTTGAAACTACATAACTTTACTGCTTTGATTTTCTCTATAGACGAAGTGCGAACAGGAACGTACCGTCAGCTGTTTCATCCAGATCACCTTATCACAGGAAAAGAGGATGCTGCCAACAACTATGCCCGAGGACACTACACCATTGGGAAAGAGATCATAGAACTTGTTATGGATAGGACTCGTAAAATGGTACATCTAAAAGAAATGAAAGTTGCAGGAAATAAAACCTAATCTTAAAACTAATAAggattttattgcttttttttttacaggcggATCAGTGCACTGGCCTGCAGGGATTTCTCATCTACCACTCCTTTGGTGGAGGCACTGGCTCTGGTTTCACCTCCTTGCTGATGGAGAGGCTCTCTGTTGACTATGGTAAAAAGGCCAAGCTTGAGTTTTCTGTCTACCCATCACCCCAGATTTCCACTGCTGTAGTTGAGCCTTACAACTCCATCCTGACCACCCACACCACCTTGGAGCACTCAGACTGTGCCTTCATGGTGGACAACGAGGCCATCTACGACATCTGCCAGAGGAACCTTGATATTGTGCACCCTTCATACCCTAATCTTAACCGTCTCATGAGCCAGACCATCTCATCAATCACATCTTCTCTTCGTTTTGATGGAGCTCTGAATGTTGATCTGACAGAGTTTCAGACCAACTTGGTGCCTTACCCTCGTATCCACTTCCCAATGGCCACCTATGCCCCGGTCATCTCTGCTGAGAAAGCCTACCATGAGCAGCTGTCTGTGTCTGAAATCACAAACGCCTGCTTCGAGCCAGCCAATCAGATGGTGAAGTGTGATCCTCGCCATGGTAAATACATGGCCTGCTGTCTGCTGTATCGAGGTGATGTGGCGCCAAAAGACGTCAACGCTGCCATTGCAGCCATTAAGACCAAACGCTCCATCCAGTTTGTGGACTGGTGCCCCACTGGCTTCAAGGTGGGCATCAACTACCAGCCTCCCTCTGTGGTTCCTGGAGGAGACCTGGCCAAAGTGCAGAGGGCCGTTTGCATGCTGAGCAACACCACTGCCATCTCTGAGGCCTGGGCCAGACTAAACCACAAGTTTGACCTCATGTACGCCAAGAGAGCCTTTGTCCACTGGTATGTTGGAGAGGGAATGGAGGAGGGAGAATTCTCAGAGGCCAGAGAGGACATGGCTGCCCTGGAGAAAGATTATGAAGAAGTTGGCGCTGATAGTGTGGAAGATGAGGGAGAGGAAGGAGAAGAATATTAAAGGGCTTGATGTAACTGCACACCCCAAAAGTTTGTCATCAGTCATTGTTCCACCAACTGTTTGCTCTGAAGTgataaactaataaaatgaaaaataaaaaaagtaaaaaaaagacatttacaacacggccATAGTGTACATCCGGGCATTTTTTTGCTCATTATTGGAACGCAATGACGTACTTTGGTACAAAGTAATTtggtacaattacaagttacctgttaaaaaaatagaatcagtaacttactctaagtatcactatattaaagtaatgtaactgattacttttggattacttcaacaccaaacatgcaaataaagacagaaaatgatagaatacgtgtaacctgctcactgtattattttagacaGACATAAAATCACCTTCTATAGTCACACTGTATTAAAGggaatgttttagtttaacatAGACTGGGAGAAACCAcaatagtttaaataaataaggttaTCAATCAATTTACTCATTAATTATGAAAAACTCAGTTTATTCATTGACCTAGACCACAGTCCATACAATAACatgattattgtattgtataaaataaatgttattgttacagctttgtaatatatgtaaaacaaaaaagcaccacctgAAAGTGGTGTCAGATAGTTCTATATTTATAGTTACAAAGATTATATACACAACATagcaacaattattattaacatgCTCCAATGTTAACTATAACTTATTTTGTCTACACTGGTGTCAGCATGTACAAcaactgtgtttgtgtttattattcaaatggtaaatgtacttgatttatatagagctttatccctacaatgaaattctcaaagcactttacatatcagctcattcacccattcacactcacattcacacaaaaaagggacaaaacCGACTAAACCTCATCAAACCAACCAAGTCCCCATTATTCACAGAATGAACAAAGAGCTGTGCAAAAGgctcaatatttaacatttaataactcagcttcatttattaatataagtgttttatataacaaaaacaaatctacaacaacacctttattattaacaaaaacacatgtctGTTAATTGTAACATTTGAGCATCATGAGGTACATTTAACAAACACTAAAGAACTAATCAAATGTAATGGTAAGTGCTTCTTTTGTTTAGCTAAGCAGACATTAAATTGCTGTTTTCATGGTACAAATCCCTTTTTGTTCGTTCAAGTTCAAGTTCAAGTTCAAggttctttattgtcaaatatgcaccatgttaaacatacagcacagatgaaattgcaatccccccccaacccccagtgcaaacctgcagtgcataaaaagagcacttaaaacacaaaaacacacaacaaacacacaaaaaaacaactagcaatactatacaacaaataacaacTAAAGACATTCGGACAACAAATAACGAACAACAGACAATCGACAGACAAGGCACTTGTGAGTGTTCCACTATGAGGTAGAATGTTAGAGTTAGTAACAAGTATTTCAAATTGATTCAGTGAAAGGTATCAGGagttaaatgaaaacattttacaaacaacaaaaacatttggtgTTTCTGTATGTGAGACCATATAACAGTTTAAATGTACGTCTAAAGGAAGGTAcaaacatgtttcagttaaaaaagagctttaaaaactagtgttgtggtggtcaagaccggtcttggtctcgagaccaaattttaaaggtcttggtcttgtctcggactctcaAGCATCTTGACTCAGTcctgtctcggactcgggctgcccggactcgggattttccgtcaagaccgtttgagac from Gouania willdenowi unplaced genomic scaffold, fGouWil2.1 scaffold_188_arrow_ctg1, whole genome shotgun sequence includes the following:
- the LOC114458796 gene encoding tubulin alpha chain-like, giving the protein MREIISIHVGQAGVQIGNSCWELFCLEHGIQPNGQVLSNQESGGGDDSFNTFFSETGTGKRVPRALYVDLEPTVIDEVRTGTYRQLFHPDHLITGKEDAANNYARGHYTIGKEIIELVMDRTRKMADQCTGLQGFLIYHSFGGGTGSGFTSLLMERLSVDYGKKAKLEFSVYPSPQISTAVVEPYNSILTTHTTLEHSDCAFMVDNEAIYDICQRNLDIVHPSYPNLNRLMSQTISSITSSLRFDGALNVDLTEFQTNLVPYPRIHFPMATYAPVISAEKAYHEQLSVSEITNACFEPANQMVKCDPRHGKYMACCLLYRGDVAPKDVNAAIAAIKTKRSIQFVDWCPTGFKVGINYQPPSVVPGGDLAKVQRAVCMLSNTTAISEAWARLNHKFDLMYAKRAFVHWYVGEGMEEGEFSEAREDMAALEKDYEEVGADSVEDEGEEGEEY